A single window of Mycolicibacterium madagascariense DNA harbors:
- a CDS encoding acyl-CoA dehydrogenase family protein: MSFTETDEQQELRKAVAAMAASYGPAYYLEKARAGEHTTELWSEAGKLGFIGVNLPEEYGGGGAGMYELSMVMEEMAAAGCALLLMVVSPAINGTIIAKFGTDDQKKRWLPGIADGSITMAFAITEPDAGSNSHRITTTARRDGSDWILSGAKVYISGVDQAQAVLVVGRTEEAKTGNLKPALFVVPTDTPGMSWTKIDMEIVSPENQFQLFLDDVRLPADALVGSEDAAIAQLFAGLNPERIMGAASAVGMGRFAIDKATDYVKTRQVWKTPIGAHQGLSHPLAQNYIEIELAKLMMQKAATLYDGGDDFGAAEAANMAKYAAGEASVKAVDQAVQSLGGNGLTKEYGIASVLTASRLARIAPVSREMILNFIAQTSLGLPRSY, encoded by the coding sequence ATGAGCTTCACCGAGACCGACGAACAGCAGGAACTGCGCAAGGCCGTGGCCGCCATGGCCGCCAGCTACGGACCCGCCTACTACCTGGAGAAGGCCCGCGCGGGTGAGCACACCACCGAATTGTGGAGTGAGGCAGGCAAACTCGGCTTCATCGGCGTCAACCTGCCCGAGGAGTACGGCGGCGGCGGCGCCGGCATGTACGAGCTGTCGATGGTCATGGAGGAGATGGCGGCCGCGGGCTGTGCGTTGCTGCTGATGGTCGTCTCCCCCGCCATCAACGGCACCATCATCGCCAAGTTCGGCACCGACGACCAGAAGAAGCGCTGGCTGCCCGGCATCGCCGACGGCTCGATCACCATGGCGTTCGCCATCACCGAACCCGATGCGGGCTCCAACTCCCACCGCATCACCACCACGGCCCGCCGCGACGGCAGCGACTGGATCCTCTCGGGTGCGAAGGTCTACATCTCCGGTGTCGACCAGGCTCAGGCGGTGCTCGTCGTGGGCCGCACCGAGGAGGCCAAGACGGGCAACCTGAAGCCCGCGCTGTTCGTCGTCCCCACCGACACCCCCGGCATGTCGTGGACCAAGATCGACATGGAGATCGTCAGCCCCGAGAACCAGTTCCAGCTCTTCCTCGACGATGTGCGGCTGCCCGCCGACGCGCTCGTCGGCTCCGAGGATGCGGCCATCGCGCAGCTGTTCGCCGGCCTCAACCCCGAGCGCATCATGGGCGCCGCCAGCGCGGTGGGCATGGGCCGCTTCGCGATCGACAAGGCCACCGACTACGTCAAGACCCGACAGGTGTGGAAGACGCCGATCGGTGCGCACCAGGGGCTGTCGCATCCGCTGGCGCAGAACTACATCGAGATCGAGCTCGCCAAGCTCATGATGCAGAAGGCCGCGACGCTGTACGACGGCGGGGACGACTTCGGCGCGGCGGAGGCGGCCAACATGGCGAAGTACGCCGCGGGCGAGGCGTCGGTGAAGGCCGTCGACCAGGCCGTGCAGTCCCTCGGCGGCAACGGGCTGACCAAGGAGTACGGCATCGCCTCGGTGCTGACGGCGTCGCGCCTGGCGCGCATCGCCCCGGTGAGCCGCGAGATGATCCTGAACTTCATCGCGCAGACGTCGCTGGGTCTGCCCCGGTCCTACTGA
- a CDS encoding enoyl-CoA hydratase family protein: MAELVHYAAEDGVARLVLDSPHNRNALSTALVAQLHDGFDTAANDPGVRCVVLGHAGGTFCAGADLSEAAGRDPGELAVARAREMTQLLRAIVELPVPVIGAIDGHVRAGGLGLVGACDVVVAGPASTFALTEVRIGVAPSIISLTLLPKMTPRAAGRYFVTGEKFGAAEAAASGLVTLAADDVQATVAALAADVAKGSPQGLAASKALTTRAVLAAFDAHAEELTAQSAELFVSEEAREGIVAFLEKRPPRWAAPR; encoded by the coding sequence ATGGCAGAGCTGGTCCATTACGCCGCCGAGGACGGCGTCGCGCGGCTGGTGCTGGACTCACCGCACAACCGCAACGCGCTGTCGACGGCGTTGGTCGCGCAGCTGCACGACGGCTTCGACACCGCCGCGAACGACCCCGGCGTCCGGTGCGTCGTCCTCGGCCACGCGGGCGGCACGTTCTGCGCGGGCGCCGACCTGAGCGAGGCCGCCGGCCGCGATCCCGGCGAACTCGCCGTCGCCAGGGCCCGCGAGATGACGCAGTTGCTGAGGGCGATCGTCGAGTTGCCGGTGCCGGTCATCGGCGCCATCGACGGACACGTCAGGGCCGGCGGGCTCGGACTGGTCGGGGCGTGCGACGTCGTCGTCGCCGGACCGGCGAGCACGTTCGCGCTGACCGAGGTCCGCATCGGCGTGGCGCCCTCGATCATCTCGCTGACGCTGCTGCCGAAGATGACCCCGCGGGCGGCGGGCCGCTACTTCGTCACCGGTGAGAAGTTCGGCGCCGCCGAGGCCGCCGCCAGCGGGCTCGTCACGCTGGCTGCCGACGACGTGCAGGCTACGGTGGCGGCGCTGGCGGCGGACGTCGCGAAGGGGTCACCCCAGGGCCTGGCGGCCTCCAAGGCGTTGACGACCCGGGCGGTCCTCGCGGCGTTCGACGCCCATGCCGAGGAGCTGACCGCGCAGTCCGCCGAGCTGTTCGTCTCCGAGGAGGCCCGCGAGGGGATCGTGGCGTTCCTGGAGAAGCGACCGCCGCGCTGGGCCGCACCCCGCTGA
- a CDS encoding HTTM domain-containing protein has translation MSTLRTTLAGHWTTFWFGPQPAYPLGLVRMAFGLLAVIWTLAALDDVRRVFGTGGPSARYVLRDYQWTVFRIWTSDTALLIGWGVLLLAAIALMVGWHARVAALLVFVLLYSFDRRGLYLYNAGDALIVIIALVLALSSCGAALSLDQRRRTGSFWSAQTVAPWSVRLLQVQLSLIYVFAAQAKLSDRTWVDGSAMFYAWHTDGKWAMLTAPDWVSSSAVLVNAISWGAVLIELAIAVLVWNRRCRPWVLAVGVVMHLLMMLTLNVGLFSLAMYVLYLAFVPWDVVRSLPERAADRWRTARRRGART, from the coding sequence ATGAGCACGCTGCGCACGACCCTGGCCGGCCACTGGACCACCTTCTGGTTCGGCCCTCAGCCCGCCTATCCGCTCGGCCTGGTGCGGATGGCGTTCGGCCTGCTCGCGGTGATCTGGACCCTGGCCGCGCTCGACGACGTCCGCCGGGTCTTCGGGACCGGAGGCCCCTCGGCCCGCTACGTCCTGCGCGATTACCAGTGGACCGTCTTCCGAATCTGGACGAGTGACACCGCGCTGCTGATCGGATGGGGCGTGCTGTTGCTGGCGGCCATTGCGCTGATGGTCGGCTGGCATGCGCGGGTGGCGGCGCTGCTGGTGTTCGTGCTGCTGTACTCGTTCGACCGCCGCGGCCTCTACCTCTACAACGCCGGGGACGCGCTGATCGTCATCATCGCGCTGGTCCTGGCGCTCTCGTCGTGCGGCGCCGCGCTGTCGCTGGACCAGCGCCGCAGGACCGGTTCGTTCTGGTCGGCGCAGACGGTGGCGCCGTGGTCGGTCCGGCTGCTGCAGGTGCAGCTCTCGCTGATCTACGTCTTCGCTGCGCAGGCCAAGCTGAGCGACAGGACCTGGGTCGACGGTTCGGCGATGTTCTACGCCTGGCACACCGACGGCAAATGGGCGATGCTGACCGCGCCCGACTGGGTGTCCTCCAGCGCGGTGCTCGTCAACGCGATCTCGTGGGGCGCCGTCCTGATCGAGCTGGCCATCGCCGTGCTGGTGTGGAACCGGCGTTGCCGGCCGTGGGTGCTCGCGGTCGGCGTGGTGATGCACCTGCTGATGATGCTGACGCTCAACGTCGGCCTGTTCAGCCTCGCGATGTACGTGCTGTACCTGGCGTTCGTGCCGTGGGACGTCGTGCGGTCCCTGCCGGAGCGGGCGGCCGACCGGTGGCGCACAGCGCGCCGCCGCGGAGCCCGCACCTAG
- a CDS encoding DUF1707 SHOCT-like domain-containing protein encodes MSNGASRFGSMRAADTDRIQMAQLLTDAAAQGLLEMSEYEDRLKKAYAAQTIDELDRLSADLPGIATTAPASGPGRPAPSTLLLAIMSGFERRGRWNVPKRLTSVALFGGGVIDLRYADFTATDVEITSYSICGGQTILLPPELNVDVRGVGVMGAFDRDADEGSPGAPRVTIRGFSLWGSVGIKRKKRKAQQ; translated from the coding sequence ATGAGCAATGGAGCATCGCGGTTCGGGTCCATGAGGGCTGCCGACACCGACCGCATACAGATGGCCCAGTTGCTCACCGACGCCGCCGCGCAGGGACTCCTCGAAATGAGCGAATACGAGGACCGTCTCAAGAAGGCGTACGCCGCCCAGACCATCGACGAGCTCGACCGCCTGAGCGCCGACCTCCCCGGCATCGCCACCACCGCCCCCGCGAGCGGACCCGGCAGGCCCGCGCCGTCGACGCTGCTGCTGGCCATCATGAGCGGTTTCGAACGCCGCGGTCGCTGGAACGTGCCGAAGCGATTGACGTCGGTCGCGTTGTTCGGCGGTGGCGTGATCGACCTGCGCTACGCGGACTTCACCGCGACCGACGTCGAGATCACGTCGTACTCGATCTGCGGCGGGCAGACCATCCTGCTGCCCCCGGAACTGAACGTCGACGTACGCGGCGTCGGCGTGATGGGCGCCTTCGACCGCGACGCCGACGAGGGCTCGCCGGGTGCGCCGCGCGTCACCATCCGCGGGTTCTCGCTGTGGGGCAGCGTCGGCATCAAGCGCAAGAAGCGCAAGGCCCAGCAGTAG
- a CDS encoding VWA domain-containing protein — MAKNVSRYSRYSGGPDPLAPPVDLREALEQIGQDVMEGSSPRRALAELMRRGTENMRGADRLAAEANRKRRELLQRNNLDGTLQEIKKLLDEAVLAERKELARALDDDARFSELQLEALPPSPAKAVSELSEYDWRSDEARQKYEQIKDLMGREMLEQRFAGMKDALENATDEDRQRVNDMLDDLNELLDKHAQGTDSPEDFQEFMAKHGEFFPENPKNVDELLDSLAKRAAAAQRFRNSLSADQRAELDALAQQAFGSPSLQNALNKLDAHLQSARPGEDWQGSERFKGDNPMGMGEGAQAMADIGELEQLAEQLSQSYAGAQMDDVDLDMLARQLGDQAAVDARTLSELERALMNQGFLDRDADGQWRLSPKAMRQLGQMILRDVARQLSGRHGERDTRRAGSAGELTGATRPWQFGDTEPWNVTRTLTNAVLRQAGTGVAELPMRITVEDVEISETEQRTQSAVALLVDTSFSMVMENRWLPMKRTALALHQLISTRFRSDDLQIIAFGRYARTVSAAELTGLEGVYEQGTNLHHALALASRHLRRHPNAQPVVLVVTDGEPTAHLEDYGDGDGTQVYFDYPPHPRTIAHTVKGFDEIARLGAQVTIFRLGSDPGLARFIDQVARRVEGRVVVPDLDGLGAAVVGDYLRTRRRRG, encoded by the coding sequence ATGGCTAAGAACGTCTCGCGGTATTCGCGATACTCCGGGGGCCCCGACCCCCTGGCGCCCCCGGTCGATCTGCGCGAGGCACTCGAGCAGATCGGCCAGGACGTCATGGAGGGCAGCTCGCCGCGCCGCGCGCTGGCCGAGCTGATGCGCCGCGGCACCGAGAACATGCGCGGCGCCGACCGGCTGGCCGCCGAGGCCAACCGCAAGCGTCGAGAACTGTTGCAGCGCAACAACCTCGACGGCACTCTGCAGGAGATCAAGAAGCTGCTCGACGAGGCGGTGCTCGCCGAACGCAAGGAGCTGGCGCGCGCGCTCGACGACGACGCGAGGTTCAGCGAGCTCCAGCTGGAGGCGCTGCCACCGTCGCCGGCGAAGGCCGTCTCGGAGCTGTCCGAATACGACTGGCGCAGCGACGAAGCGAGGCAGAAGTACGAGCAGATCAAGGACCTGATGGGTCGCGAGATGCTCGAGCAGCGCTTCGCGGGCATGAAGGACGCGCTGGAGAACGCCACCGACGAGGACCGCCAGCGCGTCAACGACATGCTCGACGACCTCAACGAGCTGCTCGACAAGCACGCCCAGGGCACGGACTCACCGGAGGACTTCCAGGAGTTCATGGCCAAGCACGGCGAGTTCTTCCCGGAGAACCCCAAGAACGTCGACGAGCTGCTGGACTCGCTCGCCAAGCGCGCGGCCGCAGCGCAGCGGTTCCGCAACAGCCTGTCCGCCGACCAGCGCGCCGAGCTGGATGCCTTGGCGCAGCAGGCCTTTGGGTCGCCGTCGCTGCAGAATGCGCTCAACAAGCTCGACGCGCATCTGCAGAGCGCCCGGCCCGGTGAGGACTGGCAGGGCTCGGAGCGCTTCAAGGGCGACAACCCGATGGGCATGGGGGAGGGCGCGCAGGCCATGGCCGACATCGGTGAGCTCGAGCAGCTCGCCGAGCAGCTGAGCCAGAGCTACGCGGGCGCGCAGATGGACGACGTCGACCTCGACATGCTGGCCCGTCAGCTCGGGGACCAGGCCGCCGTCGACGCCCGCACGCTGTCCGAACTCGAACGCGCGCTGATGAATCAGGGCTTCCTGGACCGCGACGCCGACGGGCAGTGGCGGCTCTCGCCGAAGGCCATGCGGCAGCTGGGTCAGATGATCCTGCGCGACGTGGCGCGGCAGCTCTCGGGACGGCACGGCGAACGCGACACCCGCCGTGCGGGTTCTGCCGGTGAGCTCACCGGTGCCACGCGGCCGTGGCAGTTCGGCGACACCGAGCCGTGGAACGTCACGCGCACGTTGACGAATGCCGTTCTGCGCCAAGCGGGTACGGGTGTCGCCGAGCTGCCGATGCGGATCACCGTCGAGGACGTCGAGATCTCCGAGACCGAGCAGCGCACCCAGTCGGCGGTGGCACTGCTCGTGGACACGTCGTTCTCGATGGTGATGGAGAACCGCTGGCTGCCCATGAAGCGGACGGCGCTGGCGCTGCACCAGCTCATCAGCACCCGGTTCCGCTCCGACGACCTCCAGATCATCGCGTTCGGTCGCTACGCGCGCACCGTCAGCGCGGCCGAGCTGACCGGGCTCGAGGGCGTCTACGAGCAGGGCACCAACCTGCACCATGCGCTGGCGCTGGCGTCGCGCCATCTGCGTCGCCACCCCAACGCGCAGCCCGTCGTCCTCGTCGTCACCGACGGAGAGCCCACGGCGCACCTCGAGGACTACGGCGACGGTGACGGCACCCAGGTGTACTTCGACTACCCGCCGCACCCGCGGACCATCGCCCACACCGTGAAGGGCTTCGACGAGATCGCCCGACTCGGCGCGCAGGTGACGATCTTCCGGCTGGGCAGCGACCCGGGTCTGGCGCGGTTCATCGACCAGGTCGCCCGACGGGTCGAGGGCCGCGTCGTGGTGCCCGATCTCGACGGGCTGGGCGCCGCCGTCGTCGGGGACTACCTGCGGACGCGGCGGCGACGGGGCTAG
- a CDS encoding sigma 54-interacting transcriptional regulator produces MTSSSPPSPETADLPRTLGELRASGHRERGVKTEIRENLLAALGEGRDVWTGILGFEDTVIPQLERALIAEHDVVLLGERGQGKTRLLRSLTNLLDEWTPVIEGSELHEHPYTPITPESIRRAATSGDDLPITWLHRSERYTEKLATPDTSVADLVGDIDPIKVAEGRSLGDPETIAFGLIPRAHRGVVAINELPDLAERIQVSMLNVMEERDIQVRGYTLRLPLDVLVVASANPEDYTNRGRIITPLKDRFGAEIRTHYPLALAAEVGVITQEAHLPAAVPEYLLQILARFARSLRESQSVDQRSGVSARFAIAAAETVAAAARHRSAILGEQDPVARVVDLGTIIDVLRGKLEFESGEEGREQAVLEHLLRRATADTAQRLLGGLDVGTLVTAVEQGAPVTTGERVSAKDVLAALPDLPVVDAIAERLGAQSDGERAAALELALEALYLAKRIDKVTGEGETIYG; encoded by the coding sequence GTGACTTCATCTTCACCACCTTCACCTGAAACCGCAGATCTGCCCCGCACTCTCGGCGAGCTGCGCGCCTCCGGACACCGAGAGCGGGGCGTCAAGACCGAAATCCGGGAGAACCTGCTGGCGGCGCTCGGGGAGGGGCGCGACGTGTGGACCGGCATCCTCGGGTTCGAGGACACCGTGATCCCCCAACTCGAACGAGCCCTGATCGCCGAGCACGACGTCGTGCTGCTCGGTGAACGCGGTCAGGGCAAGACGCGGCTGCTGCGTTCGCTGACGAACCTGCTCGACGAGTGGACGCCCGTCATCGAGGGTTCCGAACTGCACGAGCATCCCTACACGCCGATCACGCCGGAGTCGATCAGGCGGGCGGCCACGTCCGGTGACGACCTGCCCATCACGTGGTTGCACCGCAGCGAGCGCTACACCGAGAAGCTCGCCACGCCGGACACCAGCGTCGCCGACCTCGTCGGTGACATCGACCCGATCAAGGTGGCCGAGGGACGCAGCCTCGGTGACCCGGAGACGATTGCGTTCGGGCTGATCCCGCGGGCGCACCGGGGCGTCGTCGCGATCAACGAGTTGCCCGACCTCGCCGAGCGCATCCAGGTGTCGATGCTCAACGTGATGGAGGAGCGCGACATCCAGGTCCGCGGCTACACGCTGCGACTGCCGCTGGACGTCCTGGTCGTCGCGAGCGCCAACCCCGAGGACTACACCAACCGCGGCCGCATCATCACCCCGCTCAAGGACCGCTTCGGCGCCGAGATCCGCACGCACTACCCGCTGGCGCTGGCCGCCGAGGTGGGCGTCATCACCCAGGAGGCCCACCTGCCGGCGGCCGTGCCGGAGTACCTGCTGCAGATCCTGGCCCGCTTCGCCCGTTCGCTGCGCGAGTCGCAGTCGGTGGATCAGCGCTCCGGCGTCTCGGCGCGGTTCGCGATCGCCGCGGCCGAGACGGTCGCCGCGGCGGCCAGGCACCGCTCGGCGATCCTCGGCGAGCAGGATCCCGTCGCCCGCGTCGTCGACCTCGGCACCATCATCGACGTCCTGCGCGGCAAGCTGGAGTTCGAGTCCGGCGAGGAGGGCCGCGAGCAGGCCGTGCTGGAGCATCTGCTGCGGCGCGCGACGGCCGACACGGCCCAACGCCTGCTGGGCGGTCTCGACGTCGGCACGCTGGTGACAGCAGTCGAGCAGGGCGCCCCGGTGACCACCGGCGAGCGGGTCTCGGCCAAGGACGTGCTGGCGGCGCTGCCGGACCTGCCGGTCGTCGACGCCATCGCCGAACGGCTCGGCGCCCAGTCCGACGGCGAACGCGCCGCGGCCCTGGAATTGGCGCTGGAGGCCTTGTATCTGGCGAAGCGGATCGACAAGGTGACCGGCGAAGGCGAAACCATCTATGGCTAA
- the modA gene encoding molybdate ABC transporter substrate-binding protein — translation MTTVAAAGAVVLVAATGCATRQEPTVPLTVYATSSLIKTFTTIGKKFEADHPGFSVQFVFSGSSDLSSALAQGADADVFASGDAANMAVVSDAGAISGAPVPFASNRLVVATAPGNPRRLASLADLAAPGLRVALCTDQSACGTATEALERANGVHLTPEAASSTARHVLSEVTSGRADAGVVFMPDALAAGNKASWFPLPGDGAAVTAWIAVVKGTTHEQAAEQFVQEVTSAEGGQILADDGFSQPPKRASG, via the coding sequence ATGACGACCGTTGCCGCGGCGGGTGCCGTCGTGCTGGTGGCGGCGACCGGGTGCGCCACGCGCCAGGAGCCTACCGTTCCCCTGACGGTGTACGCCACGTCGTCGCTGATCAAGACCTTCACGACGATCGGCAAGAAGTTCGAGGCCGACCACCCCGGGTTCTCGGTCCAGTTCGTCTTCTCCGGGTCGTCGGACCTGTCGAGTGCGCTGGCACAGGGCGCCGACGCGGACGTGTTCGCCTCGGGCGACGCCGCCAACATGGCCGTCGTCAGCGACGCGGGCGCGATCTCAGGAGCCCCGGTGCCGTTCGCGAGCAACCGCCTCGTCGTGGCGACCGCCCCCGGCAATCCGCGCAGGCTCGCGTCGCTGGCCGACCTCGCCGCTCCCGGTCTGCGCGTCGCGCTGTGCACCGATCAGAGCGCGTGCGGGACGGCCACCGAAGCGCTCGAACGCGCCAACGGCGTGCACCTGACGCCGGAGGCGGCGTCGTCGACGGCGCGCCACGTGCTGAGCGAGGTGACGTCCGGACGGGCCGACGCGGGTGTCGTCTTCATGCCCGACGCGCTCGCGGCGGGGAACAAGGCCTCGTGGTTCCCGCTGCCCGGGGACGGTGCCGCCGTCACGGCCTGGATCGCGGTAGTCAAGGGCACCACCCACGAGCAGGCCGCCGAGCAGTTCGTCCAGGAGGTCACCAGCGCCGAGGGCGGCCAGATCCTGGCCGACGACGGTTTCAGCCAGCCCCCGAAACGGGCCTCGGGGTAG
- the purH gene encoding bifunctional phosphoribosylaminoimidazolecarboxamide formyltransferase/IMP cyclohydrolase: protein MTREQSDQDGRRAIRRALISVYDKSGLAELAQGLHAAGVAIVSTGSTAKTIAASGVPVTPVEDVTGFPEVLDGRVKTLHPRVHAGLLADTRKPEHLTALEELGVAAFELVVVNLYPFSETVESGASEDECVEQIDIGGPSMVRAAAKNHPSVAVVVEPRGYDGVLAAVRAGGFTLAERNRLAALAFRHTAEYDVAVATWLGSVLEPEQGDVTPPEWFGGTWQRAAVLRYGENPHQEAALYRDDSAWPGLAQAEQLHGKEMSYNNYTDADAAWRAAFDYEQTCVAIIKHANPCGIAVSSVSVADAHRKAHECDPLSAFGGVIAANTTVSVEMAETVADIFTEVIIAPAYEPGAVEILARKKNVRVLVASEPRVGGLEFRQVSGGLLVQQRDALDAPGDDPAGWTLATGSPADADTMADLVFAWRACRAVKSNAIVVAKDGATVGVGMGQVNRVDAAKLAVERAGDRVRGAVASSDAFFPFPDGLEVLAAAGVTAIVHPGGSMRDDVVTAAAEQAGITLYLTGARHFAH, encoded by the coding sequence ATGACGCGGGAGCAGAGCGACCAGGACGGCAGGCGGGCCATCCGGCGCGCGTTGATCAGCGTGTACGACAAGTCCGGGCTGGCCGAGCTGGCGCAGGGGCTGCACGCGGCGGGCGTGGCCATCGTGTCGACCGGTTCCACCGCCAAGACCATTGCGGCCAGCGGTGTTCCGGTCACCCCGGTCGAGGACGTCACGGGCTTCCCCGAGGTGCTCGACGGTCGGGTCAAGACGTTGCACCCGCGGGTGCACGCCGGGCTGCTGGCCGACACCCGCAAGCCCGAGCACCTGACGGCGCTCGAGGAACTCGGCGTGGCGGCGTTCGAACTCGTCGTCGTCAACCTCTACCCGTTCAGCGAGACGGTCGAGTCCGGCGCGAGCGAGGACGAATGCGTCGAGCAGATCGACATCGGCGGCCCGTCGATGGTGCGGGCCGCGGCCAAGAACCATCCCAGCGTCGCGGTGGTCGTCGAACCGCGCGGCTACGACGGCGTGCTCGCGGCCGTGCGCGCCGGCGGCTTCACGCTTGCTGAGCGGAATCGGTTGGCGGCGTTGGCATTTCGGCACACCGCCGAGTACGACGTCGCGGTGGCCACCTGGCTGGGCTCGGTCCTGGAGCCCGAGCAGGGCGACGTCACGCCCCCGGAGTGGTTCGGCGGGACGTGGCAGCGCGCCGCGGTGCTGCGCTACGGGGAGAACCCGCACCAGGAGGCCGCGCTGTACCGCGACGACTCGGCGTGGCCGGGGCTCGCGCAGGCCGAGCAGCTGCACGGCAAGGAGATGTCGTACAACAACTACACCGATGCCGATGCGGCGTGGCGGGCGGCGTTCGACTACGAGCAGACGTGCGTCGCCATCATCAAGCACGCCAACCCCTGTGGCATCGCGGTGTCGTCGGTGTCGGTGGCCGACGCCCACCGCAAGGCCCACGAGTGCGATCCGCTCAGCGCGTTCGGCGGGGTCATCGCGGCCAACACGACCGTCAGCGTCGAGATGGCGGAGACGGTCGCCGACATCTTCACCGAGGTGATCATCGCCCCCGCCTACGAACCCGGCGCCGTCGAGATCCTGGCCCGCAAGAAGAACGTTCGCGTCCTGGTGGCGTCCGAACCCCGGGTCGGCGGACTGGAGTTCCGCCAGGTCAGCGGCGGACTGCTGGTGCAGCAGCGCGACGCGCTCGACGCGCCGGGCGACGACCCCGCGGGCTGGACGCTGGCCACGGGGTCACCGGCCGACGCGGACACCATGGCCGACCTGGTGTTCGCCTGGCGGGCGTGCCGCGCGGTGAAGTCCAACGCCATCGTCGTCGCGAAGGACGGGGCAACCGTGGGCGTGGGGATGGGTCAGGTCAACCGCGTCGATGCCGCCAAGCTGGCGGTCGAGCGGGCCGGTGACCGCGTGCGGGGTGCGGTGGCGTCCTCCGACGCGTTCTTCCCGTTCCCCGACGGTCTCGAGGTGCTGGCGGCCGCGGGGGTCACGGCCATCGTGCATCCGGGTGGCTCGATGCGCGACGACGTCGTGACCGCGGCGGCCGAGCAGGCCGGCATCACGCTATACCTCACGGGCGCACGGCACTTCGCGCACTGA
- the purN gene encoding phosphoribosylglycinamide formyltransferase: MPNQPPLRVPASAPARLVVLASGTGSLLESVLAAAVGDYPARVVAVGTDRDCRALDVAAAAALPSYTVRLGDHGDRPSWDAAITAATAAHEPDLVVSAGFMKILGPQFLSRFLGRVVNTHPALLPAFPGAHAVPDSLAYGVRVTGCTVHLVDAGMDTGPILAQEAVTVLDDDDEASLHERIKVVERRLLVEVLAAMATRGVTWTGRKAAIG, from the coding sequence GTGCCGAACCAGCCCCCACTCCGCGTGCCGGCCAGCGCGCCGGCGCGGTTGGTGGTGCTGGCGTCGGGGACGGGCTCACTGCTGGAGTCGGTGCTCGCCGCCGCCGTCGGCGACTATCCCGCGCGGGTCGTCGCCGTCGGGACCGACCGTGACTGCCGGGCCCTCGACGTCGCGGCCGCGGCAGCGCTGCCGTCCTACACGGTTCGCCTCGGCGACCATGGCGACCGGCCGTCGTGGGACGCCGCCATCACCGCGGCGACGGCAGCGCACGAACCCGATCTGGTCGTCTCGGCCGGGTTCATGAAGATCCTTGGCCCGCAATTCCTTTCGCGGTTCCTGGGCCGCGTGGTCAACACCCATCCCGCGCTGCTGCCCGCGTTCCCCGGCGCGCACGCGGTACCCGACTCGCTGGCCTACGGCGTGCGGGTGACCGGCTGCACGGTGCACCTCGTCGACGCGGGGATGGACACCGGGCCGATCCTCGCGCAGGAGGCGGTGACGGTTCTCGACGACGACGACGAGGCCTCACTGCACGAACGGATCAAGGTCGTCGAGCGGCGACTGCTGGTGGAAGTGCTTGCCGCGATGGCAACTCGCGGCGTGACGTGGACAGGACGAAAGGCAGCGATCGGATGA